The segment TatctccatcaaatatatttggacagataacctcaattatgtttttaatcatgtcacagtatcaaagtttatttttggtctgaactATATCATAATATTCAatgtttttctaaattttgaaattaaagaaTGCATCACATTGCTGGATGGAAATTATGaacttgttattatgtttgtacatttaaaaaattttgaacatgAATAAATTTCAATCACATTAATATTCGctacataattaaatacattttcagagtttttttaaaattttaaaaacataattttatttttaggcacAAACTGTTTTCGCATTCgactttcattttaattttattttagttatttaacattttaagctCTAATCGGCCATGTGTGCTTCGCTTTTTTAAAGAATAGTGACGCAGATGCTTTTCAGTTTTTGATAGGTACGAATTTGATTGGCCGATCTCATCCAACATTCACCTTAATATGGAACCCATTACTATACTCAAAAATTTTATGTAATCTCTAGCCATCCAActtctcaaaaaataaacattgcttCTCTAGTCAGGTTTTCAGGGACATTATAACCCttcaactttatttgacacatcatattggaaggtgttggaagcgtaAGTTTGACATTGTGCAAGGGTCTTCAAAGAACTTTGACATGTGTTACATATTCAACAGGGGGTAGCCAGTGGTTATGATTACATATAAAGTATGTGAAGCTGTTTATATTCTTCAGTTAAttgacgcccaaaacattggctgaagtgtagttttTGCATTATGGaaacaattataaattattatttttatgaaagtgacttgtTTTAAACGGCGGAGATTATAATTCATTCTTACTTGCCTTTATCTGATTTTATCAAACACcttttccgcaatgttttgagcGGAACATTATGGCAATGTAGAGttaaagagtaatttttttaatgtaaacggTAATATTACCGTGAATATATCACAGCATGCCGCCTCTTTACAATTCTTAAATCTATGACGCTCATCATGTAGGTGTTTTTTCTATGGTGCCATTTTACTTCTGAAGGTGAACAAGGTTTTTGTGAATTTGTGGAGTTTTCAATTTTCTCATTTTAATAATGCAGGGATTAAGCTTGAGCAGCCTTAAAAAGCACCCGGCAGTAAGTTTATTGCTTATTGAGTATTATGCTTTGGTTGTAATTGAACTATTGTGGAATTACGCAATAACTTTAATTTCGTATTCGTGGTCATCGAGAGTACAGACGacagaatttgtttttgttcatttattcattttgtgatattacCAATTATAGTACTCACATAAAGAGTAATTATAATTAGcaataacgttttttttaatcaaatgccTGCTTAAAAATACTCAAATTATACATCCAATAGTTACAGCATTAAGCCTTAATTGAAGTAATTTTTCCTGCCTTGATGTGCTAagaatcataaaaataattttcatgttatattataacaatatattacagaaatattatatattactCACCCACTCTCAGTGTTTCTATGTGAAAGGTTTTCAATAAGTCTACGATACACAGTAAAtggcataatttaattttaattagctgcaattgggtacaaagtctccggtggcaagcattctccctacttccccctcactctccttctgaactggtccacactcccagccgccacacactcctcctccagcctattccattcccctactgtcctcacgaccatcacattttttcccctttctgttctcctcctctctttgaaaaccttcctagtattttcctttctacttctaggcattcccattttgactttgccccccagctctccccatcctcccactccactcagcacctggtacatcttgaccaatctctccttctgtcttctatcctttaagctctcccatctcattcctatcatcatctctgtggtactgcactcccccttcccttctctgtccgttctccttcacttgcccttcacccatctagctgctctcctctgcaccccctccagctccctctcaagaactgccgtgtatgggtcccacactgctgcggcatactccagcatggggcggaccatagttttaCTTGGAATTAGATCAAACAACTCAATACACAGGTTCTTACAtttatggaaaaccacaggaatgttaacgcaaaaaaaaacacaatatggcTACGGCTGCTTCACTGCAAGTCTATTTAAAGACGAGCCACGACAAGAAATTTACAGAGTTcatttgctgttttaattcagtatgtccGAATATCATGGTtaaacaaaaaccaaaatatCACTATACAAGCAAATTATGTTAGGTTTTGtggaaaatttttaattcatattaaacTTATGATCTTAATTCATTTTCATTGGAGAAGTTTTTGTTGTGTCTAGGATGTTTAAAGGTACTAAATGAAAACAGGAAGCATCATGCAGCAGGATGGGACCCACGGACGGCAGCGCTAGGAGGGAACTGTATGGGGTGCAGAGGGGAGCAGCCAGGTGTGTGAAGGGACGAGGAAGAGTATCTCAACGGCCCAACAGAGCTGATGAAGGATGTGGGTGGTAGAGGGAGAGCGTAAAGAACTGAAGGTGGAAGGAGAGGCTAGTTAGCCTGTATCAAGTCCTAATAGGGGTAGAAGTAGTAGGGAAAACACTGGAGAAGTCAGGGAGCGAAGAAAGACAggaaagggggggaaaaaaaatttggtaggACAATAGGGGAACGGAATGCTTTGGAGGAGGAGTGTGTTTTGGCTAGAAGTGTAACTCGGTTCAGAGTTGAAATTGCATTATTATCACGGTATTGTTAAACCTCCTCGCTTCATGGCATGGGACCAACTTGGACCCTATTTAAAGGCCGAACTCGTGGGCTGGCGTGAGTGTTAGCAACAGTTGTGGTTGTCCATGAGGAATGATCAGTTATTACCTCTTGCGGTTATGGACAGGAGTGTGTCATTAGATGTGTTGTGATGAGGTTGTTGAGGTTTACCAAAATGGAAATGTAACCCACTGGTAGGAATGGTGGAAGAACGTGGAGTGTTGTCGACAGCTGATCCCGCTGTACGTGTGCGTGGCGGCCGGCGGGCTGGGGGCGGTGTTCTACACGATCCGGCTGGCCGTCAAGAGCCCGGAGGTGACGTGGAACAGGAAGACCAACCCGGAGCCGTGGCAGGAGTACGCCAACAAGCAGCACAAGGTTCGCAGCACCCGGCGTCCTCCCGTTTCACCTTGTTGTACGCTCAAGTTTTAACACTGTAACGTTACTGGTTGAAGATGTGAATGGTTGGACATGCGTCAGACAAAGTAGTTTCAAAAATTGGCATGTGCTCTTGATCAGGGGAGCAGCTAGCCCGAAAAATAGAGGCACTCTTTGCTTTTTGTaatcacacttaaaaaaaataatttttttattgtaatttgtgaatttttttaccaTAAAATTGCACTGTTTTTGCAATCGAAGCTATATAAAACAGGTCTTTAAACCATTAAGAGCTACAGTAAGTCATCGGCCGACAGTGCCAAAATATCCTCTGCGATGCGCCTGCACTCAATTCTTTGCGGGTACATTAACCCATGTAAATTGGGATCTACTAATGACCTCCCCTCTCCCCTCACCACCCTCCTTTCCACCAACCTTGCATTTAATCTTTCTACTCAGCAGCAGGTTACTTATATTCCATTCCTTGTCCTTTCATATAACTAGCCTGCAGAGAAACTTGTTCCAGGCTTGACGAATATATTAGTAGCACTTCAATGCACCAATTCTCCGAGGCATGTTTTTCATGGATCAAACACAGGAAAGTTTCCATAAACCGAAGATGGATGCAGCAGTATATGTGCATCTTGTGGAGTTATGGCTGCAGTGTTTGCCATGAAATGTTGCAGTTAAAAGTTTTGGGACGTAAATAGCACAAGAAATTATATTGTTGTCATTATGAAAACATGCTATGAGACATGTGAAGATTACCTTCACCTACGTTGCTAGTTTaaggtcatttacaacagccaaaGATGGAAAGTTAATACAACAGTTGTAATGACGTCTTGTACTTTGACTTCGGCGCGGCGTAGTTGTCACCCCTCCTACCctttccccctcctttcccctttagaTACGTCACGATTCCTTCGCCTTCCAATTGGTAATAGATCCCCCACCCTTCAGGTTTACTGCGCTTGCGCGGTTCCCCTTCTGGGGCGCTGCTTTCGAGGCTTTTTCAGCAGTAGCTACCGACAGTGTCGGGTCACTTTGCATTTGAGCAGCATGTAGTtccttttgtaacttttttagtCAGTTAGGGGTTTAAGATAAGATTGCAGTAACAAGGTGCTTAAAAATATTGCACGGCCAAGCAAAGAAGTGCACTGGGGCAATGCAGTCTTCTGAacataacaaattaataattaaactaaattcAGGTACGGATAATCCGGGGCTCAGATACTTGGGAGTTCACTGTAATTACAAATATTGAAAGTCCCGATGGATTGAGTGCATATCTGATTCTGAGATAGATTCCAATTAGGCCTAAATAAGTGTCCATAGATTAGCTTTACATTTAAATACAGTACATAGTTGGGTAAATGTGACTAAAAGATAttttaggaaaaaattatgaGGGATTGCATAGTGTTTTTTATCTTATACAGTTGCCAAGACTTATCTTTAGATCTTAGTTCAATGTAACTTGAAAACCATtatatcaaaaaaaaactttcaggtaTATTCCTGGTGTAACTACTGAGGTTGGTGTGCAAAAGTTAAATTACAATTAGTTGAAGCTATTTTTAAAGGTCTTCTATAATTAACCAGTAAGCATTTTCCAGGTGAAGTAAAATTGGAGGATTTTAACACATTAAGCAGACACATGCATGGCTGTGGGAAACATAAAAGGGACAGTAAATGGACAGTGATGATTTGTGTTGTGGGTGTGGTTTCAGTTCTACTCACCAGTGAGGGACTACTCGAAGGTGGAGTGCCCCGCCCCCAAGTACACCGACTAGAGCAGCCAGCAGCGCCTAGTGTAGTCCCGTCGTATCTGGTCTCCAGATTGTAACTGTTCATTGTCTCATTGTACATATGTTTGCATCCGTGAcgaataaaatgttattaaattgaaatatttgctttctctttttgaagtgaaactttttacaACCTGTAGAATACCGTATTTACCGGCGTATGGGTTGCACCACATTTTATGccgattttttgtttattaacatGTACTGCAACCCTTATGGGAATTATTTCATTTTgggtaaaacaaaaattaatattgcactgtGTGGTAGAGTAAGTGTGTAAATAACTAGCCTGtgcttgtttttaataaatatgttacgaGCAAGTATAAACAGTTTAATTAAAATGGCTCAGCAGTGCTTGTAAAGTGACATGAAGTGTGCCGTAAGGCTGTATCTGCTGCTGTCGGGCAGTTAACCGGCTGTCTGGCGCACAGCAAGGGTGGCTTGCATGTGTGAGCGAGTGCATGTACATTCCAAAACAAAAATGCTGAAAAGGGCGTACCTTTTTTATATAGGAGGAAATGGCAAAAAATAAATTGAGCAGCGTGCAATCTTTTCTCTCTTGGGGAAGGAGATGGGTTAAATAATATGCAATAGATGGGAAGGGAAACATGAGTGTAAAAAATTTAAGGGTGGTGGGGGGGAAGGGTCAAAACTTtccaataattttgtaaaaatttacatactTTTGCATGATTTCACAACTCGTGATTCGCCATTCAACTCTCAACTCTGAGGTTGGATTCGGTGTTAGCTTTAGAATTGTGACAATTGGTATTGACATTTCCAATAGGTACATGTTTTAGCTATCAAATACCCATAAATTCATTCTTGGATTCCAGTGAAGACAGGACAAACACAAGCAAATAACTTTTCAATGCATGATTACACGTTGCAAGTATTAGAGCACCCAAAAAATTTCCTATCGCTTTTATCTGTGAAGACTCATTTCAAACGCATTCAAATGGTGGCCAGgcaccaatgttttttttatactaggatttaatattttgaaaagcaAAATCCATGTGAGTGACGCATCTgtaaaatttgtcttaaaatatacATAACCTAAGTTGTTACTGGTATTTTACTGTAATCTCACAATGATGGAGCCACTTGCCTTAagagttttgtttgttttttggacAGGCGTGGGATGTAGAGGCATTTGTAATGCCACCAGAAACGGAAAAAACtggttaaatttatatttaatatctaAAAACTATTAGTGGTAGTGATtacattgtcactacccttaaatATATGAGCCCCCTGTTTGTCAAAAAGAAATTAGGTGAAAGTTAATGGACTGAAGAACTGCAATTGCAGTTGCCTGGAAGGCATGTCGCATGTGGGAGCCACCTCTCTCTCAAGCGGTGATCATCGGCCGTCTGCAGACAGTAATCTATTAGATCCATTTGATATTTAAGAGTCGTGTTCCAGGAACCACACAGACTTTTAAAGgagttgttttatatttgtgaTGTTCGACCACGAAGCAAGTAAGTGTCGTTGCTGGCAATGAAACTGGCCAAACTGTTGGGACACTTATAGTAGAAgtgaaaataacacacatataGTTCATCAATATTTAttccaattacatttttttacaaaatatctcTGCACTAAGTACAAAATACTGGAAGAACAGCAACAACTTCCTGCCACCTCTGCACTAGTGTTAGTGCGTCACACACGGCAGAACCCGACCTTTCATCTGTCGTGTATTGTGACCAATTAATAGACACATTATTTTTGGTTCTATTTTGTTTGCAAAACaggatttctgtgttattttttttattaatactattttgtaatactacttagtccaccaaaatagtggtaaaatttttacgataaaataatttgtaataaatttgtttgaaacagatacattcagaaccataaaaataaattagcgagcatTTGCAGTTTGAAAGTGACCAAAAAAaaagatgcacaataaaacaaattaaattaattttttatgaaccgTGAACTTTGGTACAATTTTATGTCAGAAAATACTGTAATGTTCCTtgaatttaaatcattaaaagattatttttatgatttgaattaagttttggttaaatgcaactttaatacataataaaacttgtatttcgatgctatacagtGTTTTGACACGCTTTGagatgttatttcagttttattgcaattcaccacaCAATCTGTCCCCTACCAATGAGCCAATGCCATCTGGAGCCATTAAGGTACCAATATTTGGACTTCTTTACAAACCAAATAACAATCAAACCCAGACTGTGAGTGGGGAACATGACGAGTACTCGATTCCCTCATTGATTCATTCCGTCGATGTCCTTCTTGCTTGTGTTGCGTCGCAGGGCGTCCACTCTGGGAAGTTGCAGTTGGTCAGGGAAATGACCTACGATCCTGGAAGGGTcatggaaattcctcagtgatagCGATTTGAGGGGGAAAAGTCATCATCCTGTCTGCAGTCACTATGActgaaagttttctttttttttttttagatgggtGTTTTAAGTGCATAGtatcacacactcacacacactggGACTATGGTTTATGCAAGGTTCCGTTTGACTAGGCCAGCTACGAGAATGGCGGAGGCCGGATTTTCTTCATTTCTATTGAATAACTGCAAAATAGgcaaatgattaaaaatataaatagttctGGTGGTGTAAAGTCAGGGAAATGTTATCACAGGTGTGTGTGGTCACACCATCTCCCCGCCAACTCGACCACGTGACGGTGTCCGGGAACCGACAGCCAGGCAGCGCGGCAGCACGCACGGGTCCGTGCCGCGCCGCTCACTCCAAGTCCTCGTCGTCGTCCTCGCCGGGCTTCTTGATGAGCTTCCACGACTCGGCGGCCTGCAGCGCCTCGGCGGCCAGCGCGCTCACCTTCTCCCGCCCCTCCTCCTTCAGCACGGACAGCGCCAGCAGGATCTCCATCACGTCCGTGCCGATCAGCTTCTCCGCCACCGCCTTGGAGCTGCGCATCATGTGCGCGACCAGCGCCACGCCCCTGTCGCCACACGCAACCATAACTGCACTGCCACGAGATCATCATGTTTGCAATGAAGAAATCTGTCATTGAGGAAGAAAAATTCTTCCCAGCACATGGAGAGCTTGAAGCAATAATCTGCAAAAATTCCTGGCTTCTTATAAttttctctatctctatctctctctatatatatttatctatatgtctctatatatctctatctctctatctctatccatatataaataaacatgggAAATTATTGCATTACATATCAAAGTTTATCTCTTgatcctgatagcatgatcctatggtacatgaagcttgctgttttaatttggtaCGTTGAAAGAGCCTGACACAACTGAAACGATAATATCACAAAACAAACCGATTATCTCGGGTATTGAAGAAATCTTTTTTCTTTTCCATGCATTTTACAATTCAtcgttatatcacaagttttgtTATGACCTGGATCTTTCGAGATAATAAATTAAAGCAGCAAGaaacatgtaccacaggatcaatgtagacatcaggatcaaaggataaatttggatacgtgatacagatTTTTTACCAATGCATGTATTTGATTTAAATTGTTCAGTAATGCATATAGGCTTCaagccaaaaataaaataaaaaaatttaactactttAAAAttgttagggaaaaaaaaactactaaaacCAAATTAATGCCAACTTATGTGGTACATTCATTAAAAATTGGGGGGTGGTTTGTAAGGAAACTTGGacctctatctatctctctatatcttccCATCTATATAGGTATTTATCTTTataaaacagaagacgaacatacaaacattcatttatatatatatatatttttacctatgcATATTTCTACCTTTtcttttacctgtcacaggtgtgacacagGTATACGAGTGAGGGCGGCCGGGCGGGGGAAGGCACGGGGGCTGACCTGTGCTGCAGGCCGGCGTCGGGGCTCAGCAGCAGGTGGTGCAGCGAGTCCAGCCACGTCTGCGCCTGCAGCACCTTGCGGCACAGCTTCCTGCTCTGCGCGGCGAGCGTGGCCAGCGCCCCGGCCGCCGCCGCGCACGTCTCCTCGTCCTCGTCCGCGCACAGCAGCACCA is part of the Bacillus rossius redtenbacheri isolate Brsri chromosome 8, Brsri_v3, whole genome shotgun sequence genome and harbors:
- the LOC134535199 gene encoding cytochrome c oxidase subunit NDUFA4, which encodes MQGLSLSSLKKHPALIPLYVCVAAGGLGAVFYTIRLAVKSPEVTWNRKTNPEPWQEYANKQHKFYSPVRDYSKVECPAPKYTD